The Leptidea sinapis chromosome Z, ilLepSina1.1, whole genome shotgun sequence genomic sequence tagtgacattgtaaggtcatgggtacactatagtgatattataatatgatgactGAACTTAGCAGTGTGAGACGTTCGAGCGTTCTGATTGGTTAAATTTTTTCATAtgcaattttcaaaaaaataatagttaaaatgtATGCATAGGGCCTCCACCTCCTCGTCTTAGTATGTTGAAGTCAGAGCGTAACCTGAGTGACCTTCAATGAATACCGTTCAGTAATTCTTAGTATTACGTACGTTACCCTAGTCGACACGCTCCCCACCTCACCTACGTCTTTGACGAGAGACTTGTGAACGAGGAACCCGACACCACCCGGGGACAGTTGGTCGCCCTCGCGGAAGTAGAGCAGGTGTCTGAAATTTAGGATTATCGAGACACCATACTGTCTTCGCATCTCAGATAACCCCACGGCATCCCATAGTAATCTGCTCAAAGCTTCCTCCAGTTCCTCCAATTTCTCGTCGCTCCGCAGTGTCTTGACATTCTATGTTGCCACGGCCAATCATCTTCGTTTGAGGTAGTGTTGCCGGTCCCGCTTATGTGGCTGATACCACCACCAGCGGGGCCGCCGGGGACTGGGGGCCGCGGCCTTATAGTGTCTTTCATTTAGGTGGTTTTGCctaatcgccacgcttggcaggcgggttggtgATCGCAGTAGATTGATGCACTCTCCGAAAGATGCTGCTGCTCATCGTTGCGACACCCAAGAAGGAGATGGGGTAGTGCTATTCTtgtgcgacaccacacgcactTTATCCaacaagaaacagaccaatcagagacTGCCTCATAAACTAACGACCAGTAAAAATGACATTATACAATATCACTAAtgtgtaagaaatgaagtcgattgacattataataacttaatttcatgtatattttcgttttaaattatttatacacacTTAtcgaaatttctttttttataactcTTCGGTACTTAATATTTATACTATTTCAGATATGGATTTATTCATGACGAGCGACTGCCACAAAAAACGGCGCCTCAAAAGGTCAATGTTGAAGTGGAAAGAGAGAAGAAATGGGTTAAGATGCTCGCTTCGTGGGGCTCGCCcacaactaaagaaaaattGCACAGAAGAATATACAAAGGCATTCCAAACTCGCTAAGAATTAAAATATGGTGCAAACTACTTGATGTAAATAGAACAAAAATGGAAAATCCAGGAAAGTATCATGAGATGTTAAGGTTAGCGAAGCAGTGGTCAACTGATGTCAGACAAATTGATTCAGATGTTAACAGACAGTTTCGTGAACATCAATTCTATAGAGAAAGATATTCAGAGAAGCAATGTTCATTGTTTAATGTATTGTGTGCATATAGCATTTATAATTCCGAAGTTGGTTATTGTCAGGGTATGTCCGGCTTAGCAGGTGTTCTTCTCATGTATATGGATGAGGAGGATGCATTTTGGGCATTAGCAACACTATTGTCTGATAAAAAGTATGCTATGCATGGACTCTATATTGAGGGTTTCCCAAAATTGACCCGATTTCTACAACATCATGATAAAATACTCACAAAGTTCATGCCTAAGTTGAAATATCACTTTGATAAATATGGATTGGATGCAATACTCTATTCACTGAAAtggtattttgtatgttttgttgAACGTGTACCATTTAGCTTATGTCTGAGAGTGTGGGATATTTACTTACTTGATGGTGAAAGGGTTATAACTGCCATGGCGTATACCATTTTGAAGCTACATAAAAAAGCCATTATGAAATTGAATGATATGGATCTTATAGTGAATTATATACAggtaatgattttatattattttacttgcaAATATCATCCTCTTAGAGACAAAACATCTGAATTAAGCTTAACACtttgaatcataattttgtatctTCTATCATGGTCTCTTTTGAGAAGGTCGCCGAATAGGGCTAAATGCAAAAATGCAAAAACTGGAAAAACCAACATAAACCCTCAATGCCTCAAGAAGAATTGATATTATGAgagctttaaataaataatttgtaattaatagaGCACAACATTACCATCCTAGTGCTCTTTATAGGACTAAACTGTAACAACAgtacttaaatgtaaacaaTTAACTGCCATTCTCAAAATgtgaagtataatatttttcacaatattataaatcgaTTATTCATATAAGTGAATAAGGTAGTGGCCATTCGATAGAAAATTCATTACATCCTACAACAAATTGAAACTATCATAATCCTTAGGCTCGTAAGTCTGTCTATAAAAAACTTCaatgatccatttttaaattttgtgtatTGACAAGAAAAATTGTATATAGAGAATATTCGAATAGATtgtgatttatataatactagctggcCCGACAGACGTAgttctgtagataaaaaaatactgttttataggaatttgccaataatatttcaaaacatcaagaattatttcgtaaaaaatgctccctgttgttataatgaaattgtttcacagtggaactgtcaaaccgtgcgtcactaaattctctcatagaaaatatttccatacaaaacaaatattgaaaaacaaataattataggtcctaaatcgaaataaatactatcctatctctcaagttggaccaaattgtactccatgaaataatccccattaaaatccgttcattagtttaagagtccatcgcggacaaacaacgtgtcacgtaatttatatatattaagatattactagctgacccagcaaacgttgtattgccatataaagtaataaaaaaaatcaataattaaaatttttggggtattaaaaatatatgtcgatcgtttctcagacctaccaaatatatcgtacataaaatttatcgtactacaataatcagtatactcgattgccatcttgcaactccattgcgtatctgtggatggaattgaataatattaaaatcgcgatacaaaaataggcgTTGATCGTAGACGGCTGAAAATGggaaagttgtatgtatttttttaatgctgaatcataataaaatacatataaaaaaattgtcaaaaaaatatttaggggcggattcatccccctaaatgttaagggtggtcgccaatttttttttttaatttttttgtaattttttctaaatttgtttgattatgagtcagcattaaaaatacatacaacttcaaattctcacccatctacgatcaacagttgcttttgtatcgcgattttaatatcggcaatacaacgtttgctgggtcagctagttatttataaaatacatattctCTTAAAAGAATCTTTAAACATTATGGGCTTATTTCCCaccactacataatattatgccaCATATACTTTCCGTTTGTTTTATGttgttatttgtatgtaaaaCACGTAACTGGCTTGACTCTTGgcaatgaatataaattaaataaaattcaatctAGTGTAAGTTTCAGCTCCATAGGAATAATTTAGTATTTGGCCACCTACTGCATTAAATCTTCACCCTATACCTATAATATGcactaacatattatatacaattcaAATTGGTAGTCAGTTAACCGTTTCATTTAGTCGTTTGAATCTGGCATGTCCtgacacataatattttatatatatttaaaactacaTTAAATCCATATTTTTAGTTGGTCTGTTATCAGGGGGTGACTTGAAGAGATTTGtcctaattttttatatttacctttCGGGtcacaatattttgtataaataagatGTTTTGCTTCTAAGGAGATgtgtgttgttttttttttaagttcatataaaaaatgttttaggtTAAGTTGCACAAGGATTTTGGTTACGATGATGATGTCGTGATTTACAATCTAGAGCGTTCAATGGAAGAGTTGAAACGAGCGAAATTGGATTATCCTGGCCCACCGCCACCAAATGAGTTGCCAAAGAGAGAATTAGGTGCGTTTGTAGAGCCTGATAAGAAATCTAAAATTGGTCAGAGGGCTGAAAATTTTTCTGATGCAGAAAAACAGGCACGTGCAACAGTTATATTAAggtaaaaatcaaatatttttatgttttatatattaatatagatgGGTACTATATACTTAGATATACTCTCAGTTTTTCCCTTTTTAAGCAGTAGAACTAAATACTCGGTGTGGTATAGTGTTTAGTGTAACTTTAATGTTCCTATAAATAATTCGTTAGATATACCAGTAACTACTCCTCTTTTTTGCGTTTTAATGTCATGGGCAACTTTATcttttgttatgtatttttttctcCATCCTTTCTTTGAGTTCTTTGTAGAAGAGTGTTACATATTTCTTTTCCTtctttcttgtatgttctatTCTTATGGTGTTCCACACTACGGATTCAACATTTTTAGCTTGGATTTCGGCTTGTCTTCTATTtaagatattatgtatatgtGGAAGAAAGAGATGAAtcgtttattgtattatttttttcttggaCAATTCCCCTGACCCGTAGTCAGAATGAAAGTTACATTTGTTgattatttactattttctaAAACAGTTtgggtttattattattagtgacCATAAAAATCTATTTCATGTCTTATTTCCCCACTGGGAGATTTTTAAGTCTATTTCATCCTATGTTTTCTCTGGTTATTTCTTTTATCAGTTCTGTAAGGAgcaagtaatttattatttatttataaaaacgcttataaactatatatacaattatgtattattatttatgactacttataattttacatttcttatatttaatacttatataagatATGTGACTAttgtgatatatatattaatgttgCATGAATTTATTAAGTTaagtagttaaaataaattataaggatttgaaatcatatttctttaatttttcaaatgataattataacttatatctattattactaTTGAATTGTTAAGCAATTGGTGATTTTGAGACATAATAAGCCAATGCCATATTGTTCtaccatttcatttttatagtaaaaattatattctttGCGATCTTTGTTGTTTTCCTCAGATTTTGTTACTTACCTTGAGCCGCTGATATCCCAATTTATATGGTGAAGTACTCTTCTAATTCTTTTTAAGATTTCTCAGATTTGTGATATCTTTTAATTAGGGTAGCTATCTGTAGCCTATATGTACTTGTTTTTGTGTTTGTTTCGCCAAATTCATGAAGGTATCTGGTTGAAGTTCTTACGAAtaggaaattgtttttttttctttaatttaaagtCTCAAGCATTGTTGTAGCCAGCCCTATTGTGACGTTTATATATGATaacttataaatgatattatgagTAATGGCTAAATTTTTACAGGCGTGAGAAAGCAGCACTTGATCTTCAAGAGTTGAGAGTGTCTCAAAGTGACACAGTGTCAGGTAATTTGGAAACCTCCCAGAATACGTCGACAGCGTCTTCTGATGAGAGCTTAGACAATGTAGAATTCAcacatctataatatatatcgcACTATGGTGACACATTTGCATACAACACACTTATGTTGCGCTCATCACATTTTAAGGCAATTTTGAACCGGGGATCTGTGGCCTTTGGTTACCGACTATAATGTTTAACAAAAGTCCTAGTATATTTAGCTTGTATCTACATCTAActtataataagtttataagTAACGCTTATAAGGCCGCTATTCCCATTTCAGAACCACAAACTCAATGCGGTAGAGCTTAATCGAGTTGCAACGCTCTCAGCCGAATACAAgccattaaattttattgaatccGTTTTAGAGTTCTTAAGTCTTCGATTGGTATTGTTGTACCAGATTTAgcagtaatatttaataattgtttagaCCATGGTGAATTACCCGACGCAATGAAACATAGTAAAGTAGTTCCACTGCTTAAATCAGGTTGTACCAGTGACCCTACTCACTATAGAACAATATCTGTACTACCCACTGGTTTCACTGTAACAttgaatcattaaaatatttatttaattcatgcATGTAAGTTAATTTTGATTACATAGATACTTTTAAAAAGCGTTGGAGAGTTGGCCTTAGGGTATCAAAGACTAATcttgattaattaattttatctcttTAGTactaaaaacttttatattaatatctcGACATGTTATTTCTGGTCAAAAGCTTTGCCAGCCTTAGTATGTATTTAGGACAAAACAGGGTGAATCTAAATTTACCTTACTTACGCATAAGATAATTACGCATATCATTACGTATACCGCATGATGTATTTAACTAACTTCCATTACAGTCACgtaagtcttttttttaattgtgataaattctaattaaactattactgttaaattattttagcaatCTTAGTGCCATGAATTTGTTTTCATCGAAATCCTTTTTGCGAGACTAGTTGACACGTTTTAGTcgttaaaatacattaatttggaACCAAATAGTAATATACTGctcaattttgaataataaaatatcaaaagtaGTGGTTAATTTTATTGCAGGTTTTTTAAAAAGCCCTAATCTAAGAATctcgtttatttaaaaaaataagtgcgTAGCCTTGCGTAAAATTGCCTTTTGATATTAGGCTCATGTGTCATCATATGTTGATATTTATTCTGAATGTTTATTGTGTTTTCGTATTTATAAGAGTAGAATCAGTTAGGTTACGTTATTAAGTAGAAGAACTGCATGTTTTCGTTTGTTTTAGAGTTGGGTTCATTCattgtaaatagtatattatgttgttttcaTATTGCGtgcatttgattattttttatttaattacaaaatattttgatgcGTTGTCTAACTGTGTATAACTGTATAATATTCCtaaagtacaaaaatattatattcggtTATAAAAAAGATTCAATGCAAACTTCAGGTAGCCCCTaaagataatgtaaatattacataaaagccTGTGTCCCCCGGattactaatttaataaaaggtTTGCATCAtgaatgttaaatattatgaataaaatattactctTCTCGTCTGCTCATTAAAATTAGTGTCGCTAAGgcaatagtaataattttaatttgtttaaataaataataaaacttttttcattttgcttaggcaaaataaaataatgtttctcTTATACAAAGACAATAAGTAAGCAGGCgatgaaaaattgtaaaataatattaaaatgattgttattctattattatttgatatcacaaacattaaaatactttattcaacTTAGCCTAAGGCCCTTATGTCAAGTAGAAAAGGAAAACTGTCTGGTCatgtaagtttttaattatttctaactAAAATTAAAGGTTGTTTTCCACTTTAAATGGAAAGGAATATGACAGTGAGGATATGTAGTTTTCCTTCCCAACTGAAAAATTATGACGTTTTTCTCTCTTCTGGTTTTGTTTGTTCGGCTTTAGCCAATTTAAGAAGCCTAACCGTCCAGAAGATTTGACAGACTAATAACTGCAACATTCAAATGAAACACGCTCAAAATGTAATTACTTAATTGGGCTTTTTAATTATCTATAACATTTACAActtgtatttttgtaatatttttatttgatctaAACTAATAACTATTTTATCTATTATAAGATATTGTTATATGTGTGTTTGTCATGGTTAAACTTGAAAACCTTGTTGTTGTAGAGTTTGAAATAAGAACATACTTTATCTCTatgttacttataatattttcgtTAGAGTCTCAGGCAAAGTtggctattattaattatgttccTACCGAAGTTTGGGAGTTACGGCGTTGTCTAGAAAAGCAAGGGACAACAACcctagttatttttttataataagtaatttataatttgtgtaCAATTAAGAGCATGTTGGCTATTTTTGTTTGCATTGGTCGAAATGATTACATTACTTAAGCCTGTATCACACATTTAGACCCATGTGATGCTTATTATTTTGCttgccgttttttttttttgttatttattcacatcatttacattgtatattatgggatcattttatcattgttttattttaataagcacTGGCATGTTATGGGTGATGATGAGGTGGGTTTATGttgttattaacattttttcCTCATTAATTTCACAGTGGACTCTTGTTTTCTAACCTATATACAGGGTATCCGCTACGTTTTGGATCGCAAAGAACTAATAGCCGTTTTGAAAAAAGTTGTACTATTGAGCAGGCAGTATACAATATTGACATTTTATAGTTAACGATATTTCTAAACTAGCTTCAAAACTCCTTCAAGCAGATGAGCATATCATCGTTAATTGTAATGGTTATCAGACCCATAGCAGAGTAACTAAGGTTTGTAAGTATTAAATGATTTGGTCCGGACCCCTGGCCCAGCtactttctataaaaataaaatgttctctgctaaaaaaggttttaaagAATAGTATACAATTCTAGATATTGATTATGAGATATATATACGATGATTTATATCAGCATTCAAATTTTTTCTACGCAGGAATATGAATAACTTTCACCATAGGACCAACTCTGAAACGGAGTTCTAAATTATATATAGAATTTATAAAGAAACTAtcgtatactttttttttatttttctcttcgTTCTTACTATAAATCAATCAATGATTCATATGAAATATCGGGCACCCTGTATATAAAAACTAACTACTTTGTTTATAATCACTATTTCTCATCATCAATAAATCTCTGCTCTAcgtttttttcttaaaacttGTTGAGGTAATTCGCATAGACCCACCCTATTCATCgtcttattgtatttttaacattcGATTTGaagaatgttttaattataaatttacaaatttgaaaatgttttaatatatcATCCTATCTTTGTCGAAATATATCCTATGCGATTGTTATTGAAGTTTACTTGATAAAAGAAATTAATCAATTAATGTCTTTACGAATTGTTATCTATTCGCAGATGATATTCACGAAGCCGTTCCACTTCATACCTCCCGGGCTTCCATGAATATGGTTTTGAACTCCCCATATCCCAATTCGCCCCACATTCCGACATACCATTTAGTCCAACCCAGTTATTTGTTTAGAAAGcatcacaaaaatatataaatacttattgaaTGTTAATAAGAAGAACGtggaattaaaatttattatttctatgagcagagattttattttgatatcacaTGAATACAATTTCGCATGTGAGCTTTACAGCACTGTTGCTTATTATAATGTGCGTGTTCtttgagaaaattaaaaagGTAAGTGTCTTATGTTCCTACGTAATATTTGTAGAATTTTAGACCCGCTAAGTTTAAGTGCACcacattaattttttaataatgctaTTTGTTCACTTGAGGGTGAAAAAAGGGAGCAAACAACGATCCCTTACCCAGAAGTCAGCTATATGTGTATAAACTTTCGTTTGTCGGCTTGTCAAAATGTgttcttatttataaaacaagaaTCGTTTAAAATGACGTTTACAATTACAAATTACAGGCCAACACAGACTAAGTTGTAGTAAAATGCCGCAGTACTCATTTTACCATCAGATTGTTGCCCCAATATGGTACTGTTCTGTATGCAGAGCTAACGAAATCTATAGGACTTTGTACATTGCTAGTGATTATAAATTTGCATAtcgataaaatatgttataattcCTATATACACGTCACTAGTATTACCAATAAAATGGTACggctatgtaaaaaaaaaattactgtaaaCTCACAGAATTATATTAAACCTTTTCGAAAAGCCTAAAATTATGGATATAGGTACGCTAACTATTAATAAATGTGCATCATAGTAGGTTTAGGAATCCTACCTAGACCTAgcgaattattaataaaacgttAATTGTATGAAATCTGTTAACGATTTGCAATTTTTGTGGAATATTTTttacgaattgctttatttatcagcatTACAGTActggcatttatttatttatttgttttagcgTGTGTGGATTGCTCAGAATATAACTCAAAagtcaattttttcgacgttttcacagctgtcattgtAGTTCTAGacgtattattataatcaatatccagacgaccgagccttgctcggatttttaagaacgTACAAAACTTGAAGAGAAGAAAAAAACTATTAGGACATCTCGATTCgtaccggggtcttctgctttccggatcacccaatgtcccaactgagctattatagtcttgtgtatagtggtgaaatttgcctttgtattataatgttattgtagctgtcactcattaaaacacggataaaactacatttttaatatattaaattttatgaaaatctttggtgccgtttccgagattcagattatatatatagaagaattgctcgtttaaaggtataagataagATCACTGGTAATGCGACATGTCcgtatattttgaattacttGTCAAACATGGAATATGTTTTAGAGCATAGCGGAGTGGCCGGCGTCCGATGCGAGGACTCAGCTTCAGTGCTCGGCTCGAGACGATCTCTGGCAGACACCAGCGTCACCAGTACAGCGGATCTTAGCGTGTTCTCCAGTGGACGATCTCACGTGCCGGACAACTCTCTCGACACTCACAGCAACATGAGCGACGATGGCACTGGGTCAGATGGGTGAGATGTCTTTGTAGACGTAGTTGTAGATTTGTAAAACACATTTCATATAGCTGCAATGTTAAGACGAGGGCCTAGGCAAAATACTGTTGTGATTTATCTATTACTATGAAACTATCATATAAAAAGTGACCCCTGTAatctattacataaaaaaaagtgtgtgtgtcagctccgacgcacgactgaagtttactcctcaagaacgattgtctttgaacaggtactaaacaaaatcaagtccaatggaggcggttacaaacagacatacagcagaagctagaaaacacaactcctgttaaaagcggaactcaaaattccaattttaaaaggtccatcaaggaagttacattttggcacaCCCTAATAGGTATTTTATACTACATGCGTAAGCTATCACAAAGTATACTGTGTATGCCGGCTACACACaagtatatatacacacacacacaactgaaaagAGAAATAACGCGCatcaaaaacgttactatcccatttgatgagtaggttttactctccaaaATTTTTACTCATACCGGGAGCCTTATATGAAATCGATTCTTGAGGAGTAGCTCCAATAATTACTGTTTAAATAACAATACCAATAATTAGTCTCCATCGGTATTTTGCCTAGACTTTTGGGTATTCTCTTCCTATTCCTTGGGTATTCTTATTGATTTTAGATTAACGTGATACCATTTTGAGTCAACgaagcaaaaaatatattattaaattactggacatttatttatttatgataatcaATATTGTGATAAAAATACGATGAATTCATTTTTACAATGGCAATTTTGctatattttgtttgttcattTGTGCAAGTAGG encodes the following:
- the LOC126978550 gene encoding USP6 N-terminal-like protein isoform X1 is translated as MNEEALLVRAAEERERIFQRYERGRENLVGQIDPWEDPEFEDYHKTDRYGFIHDERLPQKTAPQKVNVEVEREKKWVKMLASWGSPTTKEKLHRRIYKGIPNSLRIKIWCKLLDVNRTKMENPGKYHEMLRLAKQWSTDVRQIDSDVNRQFREHQFYRERYSEKQCSLFNVLCAYSIYNSEVGYCQGMSGLAGVLLMYMDEEDAFWALATLLSDKKYAMHGLYIEGFPKLTRFLQHHDKILTKFMPKLKYHFDKYGLDAILYSLKWYFVCFVERVPFSLCLRVWDIYLLDGERVITAMAYTILKLHKKAIMKLNDMDLIVNYIQVKLHKDFGYDDDVVIYNLERSMEELKRAKLDYPGPPPPNELPKRELGAFVEPDKKSKIGQRAENFSDAEKQARATVILRREKAALDLQELRVSQSDTVSEHSGVAGVRCEDSASVLGSRRSLADTSVTSTADLSVFSSGRSHVPDNSLDTHSNMSDDGTGSDGSGVCGLSIQRAPSTTLSTPRATPHPPSVSPMSEDVVRIHVTYNPIAGSPSHLHPVTPTKFNKCYTEEQHKPTSLGFYTSNGSANMPTDNRIRIQVASEELLTPVVDSGRIITPRYVESHGFYDFK
- the LOC126978550 gene encoding USP6 N-terminal-like protein isoform X3, with amino-acid sequence MNEEALLVRAAEERERIFQRYERGRENLVGQIDPWEDPEFEDYHKTDRYGFIHDERLPQKTAPQKVNVEVEREKKWVKMLASWGSPTTKEKLHRRIYKGIPNSLRIKIWCKLLDVNRTKMENPGKYHEMLRLAKQWSTDVRQIDSDVNRQFREHQFYRERYSEKQCSLFNVLCAYSIYNSEVGYCQGMSGLAGVLLMYMDEEDAFWALATLLSDKKYAMHGLYIEGFPKLTRFLQHHDKILTKFMPKLKYHFDKYGLDAILYSLKWYFVCFVERVPFSLCLRVWDIYLLDGERVITAMAYTILKLHKKAIMKLNDMDLIVNYIQVKLHKDFGYDDDVVIYNLERSMEELKRAKLDYPGPPPPNELPKRELGAFVEPDKKSKIGQRAENFSDAEKQARATVILRREKAALDLQELRVSQSDTVSEHSGVAGVRCEDSASVLGSRRSLADTSVTSTADLSVFSSGRSHVPDNSLDTHSNMSDDGTGSGVCGLSIQRAPSTTLSTPRATPHPPSVSPMSEDVVRIHVTYNPIAGSPSHLHPVTPTKFNKCYTEEQHKPTSLGFYTSNGSANMPTDNRIRIQVASEELLTPVVDSGRIITPRYVESHGFYDFK
- the LOC126978550 gene encoding USP6 N-terminal-like protein isoform X2; translated protein: MNEEALLVRAAEERERIFQRYERGRENLVGQIDPWEDPEFEDYHKTDRYGFIHDERLPQKTAPQKVNVEVEREKKWVKMLASWGSPTTKEKLHRRIYKGIPNSLRIKIWCKLLDVNRTKMENPGKYHEMLRLAKQWSTDVRQIDSDVNRQFREHQFYRERYSEKQCSLFNVLCAYSIYNSEVGYCQGMSGLAGVLLMYMDEEDAFWALATLLSDKKYAMHGLYIEGFPKLTRFLQHHDKILTKFMPKLKYHFDKYGLDAILYSLKWYFVCFVERVPFSLCLRVWDIYLLDGERVITAMAYTILKLHKKAIMKLNDMDLIVNYIQLHKDFGYDDDVVIYNLERSMEELKRAKLDYPGPPPPNELPKRELGAFVEPDKKSKIGQRAENFSDAEKQARATVILRREKAALDLQELRVSQSDTVSEHSGVAGVRCEDSASVLGSRRSLADTSVTSTADLSVFSSGRSHVPDNSLDTHSNMSDDGTGSDGSGVCGLSIQRAPSTTLSTPRATPHPPSVSPMSEDVVRIHVTYNPIAGSPSHLHPVTPTKFNKCYTEEQHKPTSLGFYTSNGSANMPTDNRIRIQVASEELLTPVVDSGRIITPRYVESHGFYDFK